AGGTTCGATAATGCAAGAGTGTCTTCACGGGCAGCTGCTAACCTGATAATTACAAGATTAGCCTATACGGCTTTTGACATCAGGAAGAAGGACTTGTGGTTATCCGGTGAATTTTACAGCCGCGAAACGCCCCCCGATACCACAAACTTCATTACCTCACTGCTGGGTAGCTCCAGGAAAGTGACATTCTCTTTGGGCACCAGGAATAGCTCGCCGGAAAAGTTGTAGGAGTGTGGGCAGTACACGGCTACTAAGTCGGGGCGGTTGGCGGGCTCCATGTTTTCCTGCGTGACAAACCCCATTTTGAAAATCTTGGCTTCCTGATTTACACACATGACAACAGGGCAGTTGAACTTCTGATTATCGCCCACAAAGGCATCAAACAGGTCTTTAAGGCTGGAATAAATGATGCTTACTAGGGGTGTGCGGTGCAGCACTCGCTCGGCAATAATCAGGAAGGGCCGCACCATGAAAGACTTAGCGACAAAGCCCACAATGGTCAGGAGCACAATGGCGGTCAGCAAGCCCATGCCGGGAGGCACATTGTCCATGCGGAACAGGCTATCGAGCCACCGAATGGTGGCAAATAGAATGTAGATGGTGAGGCCAACTGGCGCCACAATCAGAAAGCCATTGAGGAAGTAGTTGAAGAGTTTGCGCATACGGCAGCAGAGGTAAACAAAAATGCCCGACCAGAAACCGGCCGGGCAAATAACGATGATGTTGAACAGAAATCCGTGCGGTGCTATACGGCCTCCAAAGCTACTTGCTCGATGCGGGCGGCTACGCGCTGCATCAGCCACATTGGCGTGCTGGTAGCCCCACATATCCCGACAGAATTGGCCCCCACAAACCATTCATCATTAATATCCTGATCATTTTCGATGAAGTAACTCCGCGGATTCGTCTGGTTAACCACCGAAAACAGTGCTTTGCCATTGGAGCTTTTACGGCCGCTTACAAACACGATTACATCGTGTTCCACGGCGAACTTTGCTAGTGCGGGCTCGCGGTTGCTTACCTGACGGCAAATACTGTCGTTGGCGTCGAAGCTGTCCAAGCTACCCCCAGCGGCAGCAATGCGGTCTTCAATTAGCTGCTTCATGCGGTAGAAGCCGGCGGTGCTCTTCGTCGTTTGGCTAAACAGCGTAACGGGGCGAGCGAAGTCAATCTGGTCGAGGTCAGCTTCGGTCATCACAATCAGGGCACGGTTGCCGGTTTGGCCAGCTAAGCCAGTAACTTCGGCATGACCCGGCTGTCCGTAAATGACAATCTGACCTTCCTGCCGCTGGCTTACATCATAGGCATGCTTTACGCGGTTTTGCAGCTTCAGCACCACAGGGCACGAAGCATCGATCAATTCCAGGTTATTGCGCAGGGCCAGTTCGTAGGTCTCCGGTGGCTCTCCGTGGGCTCGTATCAGTACTTTACTATCGTGTATCTGCTGAAGCTGTTCGCGGTCGATGATGCGCAGGCCGCGTTGGTGCAGACGCTCCACTTCCATGCGGTTGTGCACAATATCGCCCAAGCAATATAAAGTCGATTCGTTCTCTAGCTCATCCTCGGCCATCTGAATGGCGAACTCAACGCCAAAACAATAGCCGGAATTTTTATCGATAGTGATGTTCATGACAGGGAAAATATTTCGGCAGTTGTAGCTGCAACTTTAGTGCCCTAACTGGTCGCCGATAGCACCAGACCTCGTTCATCTTTTTGGCATTTAGCCGGGTAAACTCATGCGTAATACGAAGATGAGCACAAAAAAATGCCCCCCAAAACGATATAGTTTGCCCTAACCCGACTTACAGGCCCACGGAGCCCTTATTACCCCAATACCTTTTAGGTATGACGGACCGTGGGGGGCATTTTTTCGTCGTTGGGCACGGCTAAGTCGCCAACTGCGGCCAGCGAAAATAGCGTAGCTGAGACGCGCTCCAGCACGAAATCTACCTGCTCATCAATGGTAATATGCGTGGTATCGAGCATGATGGCATCGGCAGCGCGGCGCAATGGACTTTCGGCGCGGGTCGAGTCGATGTGGTCGCGCTTGGTGAGGTTGTCAATAATAGCTTCGACCTCCACATGCTCACCATTCATAGCCAACTCCTCCTGCCGACGTAGCGCCCGCACGCGGGTTTCGGCGGTCATAAACACCTTTACTTCCGCATCCGGGAACACCGTGGTGCCAATGTCGCGGCCGTCCATCACTACTCCGCGCTTGCGGCCCATGCGCTGCTGCTGACTGACCATAGCGTGGCGCACGGCCGGTATCACCGACACCTCACTTACGGAGTTAGAGATAACCATCTGACGAATCTCATCTTCGCGGATTTCGCCGTCCAGACACAATTCGTTTCGCCCCGTGCGGCGGTTGCGCTTAAACGAGATGTGCATATCGTGCAGGGCCTGCTCGATACGGGGCAAATCGTCGAACGC
The window above is part of the Hymenobacter radiodurans genome. Proteins encoded here:
- the cmk gene encoding (d)CMP kinase; protein product: MRKIVIAIDGYSSCGKSTTAKAVAAELGYAYIDTGAMYRAVTLYLLEHKIAFDDLPRIEQALHDMHISFKRNRRTGRNELCLDGEIREDEIRQMVISNSVSEVSVIPAVRHAMVSQQQRMGRKRGVVMDGRDIGTTVFPDAEVKVFMTAETRVRALRRQEELAMNGEHVEVEAIIDNLTKRDHIDSTRAESPLRRAADAIMLDTTHITIDEQVDFVLERVSATLFSLAAVGDLAVPNDEKMPPTVRHT
- a CDS encoding 4-hydroxy-3-methylbut-2-enyl diphosphate reductase; this translates as MNITIDKNSGYCFGVEFAIQMAEDELENESTLYCLGDIVHNRMEVERLHQRGLRIIDREQLQQIHDSKVLIRAHGEPPETYELALRNNLELIDASCPVVLKLQNRVKHAYDVSQRQEGQIVIYGQPGHAEVTGLAGQTGNRALIVMTEADLDQIDFARPVTLFSQTTKSTAGFYRMKQLIEDRIAAAGGSLDSFDANDSICRQVSNREPALAKFAVEHDVIVFVSGRKSSNGKALFSVVNQTNPRSYFIENDQDINDEWFVGANSVGICGATSTPMWLMQRVAARIEQVALEAV
- a CDS encoding DUF502 domain-containing protein, whose product is MRKLFNYFLNGFLIVAPVGLTIYILFATIRWLDSLFRMDNVPPGMGLLTAIVLLTIVGFVAKSFMVRPFLIIAERVLHRTPLVSIIYSSLKDLFDAFVGDNQKFNCPVVMCVNQEAKIFKMGFVTQENMEPANRPDLVAVYCPHSYNFSGELFLVPKENVTFLELPSSEVMKFVVSGGVSRL